The genomic DNA TCAACCCATTCTGGATGATTAAGTTCCAAGGTTTCTATCCACTTAGCAATCTTTGCCCAGCTTACTGGTccatttttcctttcaaaaGCTAGCAATGGTACTCCTGTGTGTAATTCTTTCATCCTGCGAGCAATTCTCTGCGATGTCTTCCAATCTCTAATATCATCTTTCCCAAGAGTTTGTGCATTCTCCAAGAACTGTTCAAATCTTCCATTCTGGAAACATCCGTAGAGAGAAGGTCCAATATTACGGACAGAGAGTCTAGCCAAAACTTCTAATTCATAGTCTCTATCAATGATTTCACCGTTATTTTTACCAAAAACTCTCAAAAGTAATGACGGCAGTCTTTTGTATTCTACTTTGTATATGACGTTGGTCATTGCTCCAGTTATCTTCGTCAATTTTAAAATATCTTTGTTCAGTGGCGAGACATCCTTGTGTCCCTTAACATGCCACTTGTGTATTTTCAGACTCTGAATTGTGTTGAGAACATCAGTCTTGAAGTAGTCTTGTGGAAGACTGCTGTCTAAGAAAGTTTTTACAAATGGGACTTCTATGACTTCATTCGGTTCATTCAATCCCTGTGATGCGGCATGGATACCCAAATTTTCGCCTGCATCGGATCTATGACCATCGGCACTTGATAGGATTGATTCATCCTCAGCGGCGCTACCTGGTCTAAGTGAATCCCAAGGGCTATCTACTACAACGGTGTCCTCTCCAGTTGAAGCATCTGAGTAAACACTGATAGTACGAACTAGTCTTTGAGACgatcttcttcttgtaaGCGAAAACGGTCTTCTCGACTTACTACTCGAACGGGAGTGAGATTCGGATGGTGTTTTTGGCCGCCCTGAAGAGTGAGAACTCTTGCGAGTAGTACTTCTGGAGCGAGATTCAGGCATATTGAATACGTACTTTTGTCTCGAGTTGCAGAAAGGTCGGTGACAAGTATCAATTGCAAATATAAGAACTATATACCGTTTGGTGCGTTGTGATTTAAATATACTCTTTTTGTATACGATTCGATTTTTCACTCTGTCCACTTCACAAAATCcatgtgaaaaaaaaggcgAGAAACGGATCTTGAAAACTGACACGGAAACAGAAAAGCGGTTGAGCCACAGGGTTCTCCACACAAATCTTTATACGTGAAGGAAGATTAAAGACCTATGGAGTTGCTAGCAAGCAACTATTCTTCCAGTGAAAGTGGAAGTGGAAGTGGAAGTGAAAGTGAAAGTGATAGCGCCAGTGAAGTCGCTTTGGTTGAAGAGGCCAAAAGTGAGAAGACGAACACATTAAGCCCTTTACCAActtcaataattgaaaaatatcatctgCGGCCCGATAATATCATGAAACCCCTACGAACTACCGCCAAAAATTGGTCTACTTTCATATACCTCGAGTGGAGACCCACCTCCGCTGAGCGAAGCCTCTTGTCCAAGATGATAATGAGCCTTAATAAAGCTTGTCAAGATGCAGACCTTTCAGCTGCCAGAAGGCTCTCATTTCATCCCTTGCACTTGAGTGCTTTGGGCTCGCCACTGCCACTTCACATCTCGTTATCGCAGAATGTTACGTTCGTTAATGAACAGCAGAGAGATAGATTATACGCCATTATATCGAAAAAGATAAAACAGTCCAAAATTATTGAACCGTTTCGGGTCAAATTTGAGCCAAAATATCAGTTACTTGCATCGAACAGGACAAACGTTGTCTTTCTAACGTTGCCTCTCACATCAGAAGTGAAGCgaaatgaaatttcaaatatctgCGCCGCAATAACAGATGCGTTCAAAGATGTTTTCCCCAATTTTACAGACGCAGAACTACAGAACATCTCCATAAATACAGAATTCGCACATCTGTCAATTGCACA from Zygotorulaspora mrakii chromosome 7, complete sequence includes the following:
- a CDS encoding choline/ethanolamine kinase (similar to Saccharomyces cerevisiae EKI1 (YDR147W) and CKI1 (YLR133W); ancestral locus Anc_8.328), whose translation is MPESRSRSTTRKSSHSSGRPKTPSESHSRSSSKSRRPFSLTRRRSSQRLVRTISVYSDASTGEDTVVVDSPWDSLRPGSAAEDESILSSADGHRSDAGENLGIHAASQGLNEPNEVIEVPFVKTFLDSSLPQDYFKTDVLNTIQSLKIHKWHVKGHKDVSPLNKDILKLTKITGAMTNVIYKVEYKRLPSLLLRVFGKNNGEIIDRDYELEVLARLSVRNIGPSLYGCFQNGRFEQFLENAQTLGKDDIRDWKTSQRIARRMKELHTGVPLLAFERKNGPVSWAKIAKWIETLELNHPEWVDNNDNIKRVLLCHDWKSFKQLILRYRDFLSKEGEEDINQSMVFCHNDAQYGNLLFTSPVIKADKPIPLAHKSSSSTSLFPSESKVSLDQIIHPTIQDQSQDKKLVVIDFEYAGANPAAYDLANHLSEWMHDYNNAEPYKCNKEAFPNKEHMLNFIYSYVSHLKGNSTDSIDAEVRKYYNEILKWRPTVQLFWSVWAILQSGQLQTECLENQETEGTGGGKYLIKSETDPTENCDSVNIESIIQGIEGVDVDSFEYLLYCRDKMSLFWGDLIKQGIVNEDECIASEVEFIANQGL
- the USB1 gene encoding phosphoric diester hydrolase (similar to Saccharomyces cerevisiae YLR132C; ancestral locus Anc_8.327), giving the protein MELLASNYSSSESGSGSGSESESDSASEVALVEEAKSEKTNTLSPLPTSIIEKYHLRPDNIMKPLRTTAKNWSTFIYLEWRPTSAERSLLSKMIMSLNKACQDADLSAARRLSFHPLHLSALGSPLPLHISLSQNVTFVNEQQRDRLYAIISKKIKQSKIIEPFRVKFEPKYQLLASNRTNVVFLTLPLTSEVKRNEISNICAAITDAFKDVFPNFTDAELQNISINTEFAHLSIAQAVNVPQSTTQYLPLLQSHIPTRNRFEPIEFNISSIKYDKNREVLNIPI